One stretch of Cellulomonas wangsupingiae DNA includes these proteins:
- a CDS encoding alcohol dehydrogenase catalytic domain-containing protein, whose amino-acid sequence MEIVGAVLERSGSPAPFAESRPFTVSRLELDDPGPGEVLVRIEAAGVCHSDLSVVDGNRVRPTPMLLGHEAAGIVTALGTGVTDLSRGDRVVLTFLPRCGDCAGCAADGRLPCVPGSAANAAGTLVGGGTRLHRDGAPVHHHLGVSGFASHAVVSRTSLVRVDPDVPPQVAALLGCAVLTGGGAVVNAGRPRPGEPVVVVGLGGVGMAALLVAVALGHDVTGVDTVPDKLATARDLGASVACTPAELVERGLRAPVVVEAAGSARALETAFAATAPGGTTVTVGLPSPAARASLSPLTLTAEARTVVGSYLGSAVPERDVPRYVDLWRSGRLPLERLVSSHIALDDLDSAMDRLAAGGELRQLLTFDEGTTP is encoded by the coding sequence ATGGAGATCGTCGGGGCGGTCCTCGAACGGTCGGGCAGCCCGGCTCCCTTCGCCGAGTCGCGGCCGTTCACGGTCTCGCGGCTCGAGCTCGACGACCCCGGCCCGGGCGAGGTGCTCGTGCGCATCGAGGCCGCGGGCGTGTGCCACTCCGACCTGTCCGTCGTCGACGGCAACCGCGTCCGTCCCACGCCGATGCTGCTCGGGCACGAGGCCGCGGGGATCGTCACCGCGCTCGGCACCGGTGTGACGGACCTGTCGCGGGGCGATCGCGTCGTGCTCACCTTCCTGCCCCGGTGCGGCGACTGCGCCGGCTGCGCCGCCGACGGACGGCTCCCCTGCGTGCCCGGCAGCGCCGCGAACGCCGCCGGGACCCTCGTCGGCGGCGGCACCCGGCTGCACCGCGACGGCGCACCCGTGCACCACCACCTCGGCGTCTCGGGGTTCGCGTCGCACGCCGTCGTCAGCCGCACCTCGCTCGTGCGCGTCGACCCCGACGTCCCCCCGCAGGTCGCGGCCCTGCTCGGTTGCGCGGTGCTCACCGGCGGCGGTGCGGTCGTCAACGCCGGCCGACCGCGGCCCGGCGAGCCCGTGGTCGTGGTCGGGCTCGGCGGCGTCGGGATGGCCGCGCTGCTCGTCGCCGTCGCGCTCGGGCACGACGTGACCGGCGTCGACACGGTGCCGGACAAGCTCGCCACGGCACGGGACCTCGGGGCGAGCGTCGCGTGCACGCCCGCCGAGCTCGTCGAGCGCGGGCTGCGCGCGCCCGTCGTCGTCGAGGCCGCCGGCTCCGCGCGCGCGCTCGAGACCGCGTTCGCGGCGACCGCGCCCGGCGGGACGACCGTCACCGTCGGACTCCCCTCCCCCGCCGCGCGGGCCTCGCTCTCCCCCCTGACGCTGACCGCGGAGGCGCGCACGGTCGTCGGCTCCTACCTCGGCTCCGCGGTGCCCGAGCGTGACGTCCCCCGGTACGTCGACCTGTGGCGCTCCGGCCGGCTGCCCCTCGAACGGCTCGTGTCCTCGCACATCGCGCTCGACGACCTCGACTCCGCCATGGACCGCCTCGCGGCCGGTGGCGAGCTCCGCCAGCTCCTGACCTTCGACGAAGGGACCACCCCGTGA
- the fabG gene encoding 3-oxoacyl-ACP reductase FabG produces the protein MTTARTTTALVTGAARGIGAATARRLAADGYQVAVLDLREADAEATTTAIREAGGTALAVGADVADEDAVAAAVARVADELGPPTVLVNNAGILRDNLLFKMSVDDWDAVLSVHLRGAFLVSRTVQQHQVAARWGRVVNLSSTSALGNRGQANYAAAKAGMQGFTKTLAIELGPFGVTVNAVAPGFIETDMMRAVAERTGMAYDDLMAAAAKEVPVRRVGRPDDVAAAVSFFCSEDASYVSGQVLYVAGGPRA, from the coding sequence GTGACGACAGCGCGCACCACGACAGCCCTCGTGACCGGCGCCGCCCGCGGCATCGGCGCCGCGACCGCCCGTCGGCTCGCCGCCGACGGCTACCAGGTCGCCGTGCTCGACCTGCGCGAGGCCGACGCCGAGGCGACCACCACCGCGATCCGCGAGGCGGGTGGCACCGCGCTGGCCGTGGGCGCCGACGTGGCGGACGAGGACGCGGTCGCCGCCGCGGTCGCGCGCGTCGCGGACGAGCTCGGGCCGCCGACCGTGCTGGTCAACAACGCGGGGATCCTGCGTGACAACCTGCTGTTCAAGATGTCGGTCGACGACTGGGACGCCGTCCTGTCGGTGCACCTGCGCGGCGCGTTCCTCGTGAGCCGTACGGTCCAGCAGCACCAGGTCGCCGCCCGCTGGGGGCGAGTGGTCAACCTGTCGAGCACGTCGGCGCTCGGCAACCGCGGCCAGGCGAACTACGCCGCCGCCAAGGCCGGCATGCAGGGGTTCACCAAGACGCTCGCGATCGAGCTCGGGCCGTTCGGCGTCACCGTGAACGCCGTCGCGCCCGGCTTCATCGAGACCGACATGATGCGCGCCGTCGCCGAACGGACCGGTATGGCGTACGACGACCTAATGGCCGCCGCTGCCAAGGAGGTCCCGGTGCGCCGGGTCGGCCGGCCCGACGACGTCGCCGCAGCCGTCTCGTTCTTCTGCTCCGAGGACGCGTCCTACGTGTCCGGGCAGGTGCTCTACGTCGCCGGAGGGCCGCGCGCATGA
- a CDS encoding MaoC family dehydratase, with translation MTAITVISPEDLGAAVGQSATGEWRVVDQGRIDLFADATEDHQWIHVDPARAAAESPFGGPVAHGFLTLALVPALTAGLLDVGGTAMVVNYGLDRVRFLQPVLAGSRVRATTVVEGAEPTAQGVRVSSTVTVEIEGAPRPALVARTIALFVPA, from the coding sequence ATGACCGCCATCACCGTGATCTCGCCCGAGGACCTCGGCGCCGCCGTCGGGCAGTCCGCCACCGGGGAGTGGCGGGTCGTCGACCAGGGCCGCATCGACCTGTTCGCCGACGCGACCGAGGACCACCAGTGGATCCACGTCGACCCCGCGCGCGCCGCCGCCGAGTCGCCGTTCGGCGGGCCCGTCGCGCACGGCTTCCTCACGCTCGCGCTGGTCCCCGCGCTCACCGCCGGGCTGCTCGACGTCGGCGGGACCGCGATGGTCGTCAACTACGGGCTCGACCGCGTGCGCTTCCTCCAGCCCGTGCTCGCGGGGTCGCGCGTGCGGGCGACCACGGTGGTCGAGGGCGCCGAGCCGACCGCGCAGGGCGTGCGCGTGTCGTCGACCGTGACCGTCGAGATCGAGGGTGCGCCGCGCCCGGCGCTCGTCGCGCGGACCATCGCGCTGTTCGTGCCCGCCTGA
- a CDS encoding DUF6221 family protein has translation MTGMELTDFLIARLEEDEDDARGRLAAHAGDGGPGSADPSSAAAASGGAGSPERVLAVCAAQRHVVDTYLALTAESAAAVAAGLPFVREKTLAAAESTMASMQLVAGSAYDRVLRWFAEVHAEHPDYNEEWRP, from the coding sequence ATGACCGGCATGGAGCTCACCGACTTCCTGATCGCCCGGCTCGAGGAGGACGAGGACGACGCACGGGGACGGCTCGCTGCGCACGCCGGCGACGGCGGTCCCGGTTCCGCCGACCCGTCCAGCGCTGCCGCCGCGTCCGGCGGAGCGGGGTCGCCGGAGCGGGTGCTCGCGGTCTGCGCCGCGCAGCGGCACGTCGTGGACACCTACCTCGCGTTGACCGCCGAGAGCGCCGCCGCGGTCGCGGCGGGCCTCCCGTTCGTCCGCGAGAAGACCCTGGCAGCTGCCGAGTCGACCATGGCGTCGATGCAGCTGGTCGCCGGCTCGGCGTACGACCGCGTGCTGCGCTGGTTCGCCGAGGTGCATGCCGAGCACCCGGACTACAACGAGGAGTGGCGCCCGTGA
- a CDS encoding acetyl-CoA C-acetyltransferase — MPEAYVVATARSPIGRAFKGSLRSVRPDDLAAAMVRAALDQVPALDPTRVDDLLLGCGLPGGEQGMNMARVVAVLLGLDTVPGTTVNRYCSSSLQTTRMAFHAIKAGEGDVFVSAGVESVSSLARGSSDFIPGEDLTNPVFAEAVERTARSAKGGSTWRDPREDGELPDVYVAMGQTAENVAQRTGTTRRDQDEYATSSQNRAEAALTSGFWERDITPVTLADGTVVSRDDGPRAGVTVEALSALDPVFRPDGTVTAGNCCPLNDGAAALVVVSDRVVDELGLTPLARIVSTGVSALSPELMGLGPVEASRRALALAGLSIGDIDLVELNEAFAAQVLPSARELGVDLDRLNVHGGAIAVGHPFGMTGARITSTLLHGLQERDGTLGLETMCVGGGQGMAMVLERVS, encoded by the coding sequence ATGCCCGAGGCCTACGTCGTCGCCACCGCCCGCTCACCCATCGGCCGCGCGTTCAAGGGCTCGCTGCGCAGCGTGCGACCCGACGACCTCGCCGCCGCGATGGTGCGCGCGGCGCTCGACCAGGTGCCGGCGCTCGACCCGACGCGCGTCGACGACCTGCTGCTCGGCTGCGGGCTGCCCGGCGGCGAGCAGGGGATGAACATGGCGCGGGTCGTCGCGGTGCTGCTCGGGCTGGACACCGTGCCCGGCACGACCGTGAACCGGTACTGCTCGTCGAGCCTGCAGACCACGCGCATGGCGTTCCACGCGATCAAGGCCGGCGAGGGCGACGTGTTCGTCTCGGCCGGCGTCGAGTCGGTCAGCTCTCTGGCGCGCGGGTCGAGCGACTTCATCCCCGGCGAGGACCTGACCAACCCGGTGTTCGCGGAGGCCGTCGAGCGCACGGCCCGGTCCGCGAAGGGCGGCAGCACGTGGCGCGACCCGCGCGAGGACGGGGAGCTGCCCGACGTCTACGTCGCGATGGGCCAGACCGCCGAGAACGTGGCGCAGCGCACGGGCACGACCCGCCGCGACCAGGACGAGTACGCCACGTCGAGCCAGAACCGTGCGGAGGCCGCGCTCACGAGCGGCTTCTGGGAGCGGGACATCACGCCGGTCACGCTCGCGGACGGCACGGTCGTGTCGCGCGACGACGGTCCTCGCGCGGGGGTCACGGTCGAGGCGCTCTCCGCTCTGGACCCCGTGTTCCGGCCCGACGGAACCGTCACCGCCGGCAACTGCTGCCCGCTCAACGACGGCGCGGCGGCCCTCGTCGTGGTCAGCGACCGCGTCGTCGACGAGCTCGGCCTGACGCCGCTCGCGCGCATCGTCTCGACGGGCGTGAGCGCGCTGTCACCCGAGCTCATGGGTCTCGGGCCGGTGGAGGCCAGCCGACGGGCGCTCGCGCTCGCGGGCCTGTCGATCGGCGACATCGACCTCGTCGAGCTCAACGAGGCGTTCGCCGCGCAGGTCCTGCCGTCCGCGCGCGAGCTCGGCGTCGACCTCGACCGGCTCAACGTGCACGGCGGCGCGATCGCGGTCGGCCACCCGTTCGGCATGACCGGCGCCCGGATCACGAGCACGCTGCTGCACGGCCTCCAGGAGCGCGACGGGACCCTCGGGCTCGAGACCATGTGCGTCGGCGGCGGACAGGGGATGGCGATGGTGCTGGAGCGGGTGAGCTGA
- a CDS encoding acyl-CoA dehydrogenase family protein, whose translation MTDTATTDHAATDRTADRPAAAGSAATAAGAYLVPGTDRLAADFYGFQDELTPVELEASLRLRDFMEREVRPIATDYWDRAEFPTQIIPGLADLGMFGAMWPETQRFENSAVWRGWAALELGRVDPSTATFVGVQSGLAMSSIAIGGSPEQRAQWLPPMGRGELIGAFGLTEPLSGSDSSKGLRTTAERHGDTWVLNGAKRWIGNATFADVVVIWARDVADHQVKGFLVRRGTPGFTTTKIERKQALRIVQNADITLDGVRVDEADRLPNIHSFREVALVLRLTRAEVAWQAVGVQVGAYEAAVRYAGERQQFGRPLASFQLVQDRLAQCLGNITACIALCLQASRMQDQGRQGDEHAALAKGYATTRMRETVAWCRELLGGNGIVLDHGVAKFFADAEAVYSFEGTRDMNNLIVGRAITGVGAFV comes from the coding sequence ATGACCGACACCGCCACGACGGACCACGCCGCCACGGACCGCACCGCCGACCGTCCGGCCGCCGCCGGGAGCGCCGCGACCGCCGCCGGCGCGTACCTCGTCCCCGGCACCGACCGTCTCGCCGCCGACTTCTACGGCTTCCAGGACGAGCTCACGCCCGTCGAGCTCGAGGCGTCGCTGCGCCTGCGCGACTTCATGGAGCGCGAGGTCCGGCCCATCGCCACCGACTACTGGGACCGCGCCGAGTTCCCGACGCAGATCATCCCCGGGCTCGCCGACCTCGGGATGTTCGGCGCGATGTGGCCCGAGACGCAGCGGTTCGAGAACAGCGCCGTGTGGCGCGGCTGGGCGGCGCTCGAGCTCGGGCGGGTCGACCCGTCGACGGCGACGTTCGTCGGCGTGCAGAGCGGCCTGGCGATGAGCTCGATCGCGATCGGCGGCTCGCCCGAGCAGCGCGCGCAGTGGCTGCCGCCCATGGGCCGTGGCGAGCTCATCGGCGCGTTCGGCCTGACCGAGCCGTTGTCCGGCTCCGACTCCTCGAAGGGCCTGCGCACGACCGCCGAGCGCCACGGCGACACGTGGGTGCTCAACGGCGCCAAGCGGTGGATCGGCAACGCGACGTTCGCCGACGTCGTCGTCATCTGGGCGCGCGACGTCGCCGACCACCAGGTCAAGGGCTTCCTCGTGCGCCGCGGGACCCCCGGGTTCACGACCACGAAGATCGAGCGCAAGCAGGCCCTGCGGATCGTGCAGAACGCCGACATCACGCTCGACGGCGTCCGCGTCGACGAGGCCGACCGGCTGCCGAACATCCACTCGTTCCGCGAGGTCGCGCTCGTGCTCCGGCTGACGCGCGCCGAGGTCGCCTGGCAGGCCGTGGGCGTGCAGGTCGGCGCGTACGAGGCGGCGGTGCGGTACGCGGGGGAGCGTCAGCAGTTCGGCCGGCCGCTGGCGTCGTTCCAGCTCGTGCAGGACCGCCTCGCGCAGTGCCTCGGGAACATCACCGCGTGCATCGCGCTGTGCCTGCAGGCGTCGCGGATGCAGGACCAGGGACGCCAGGGCGACGAGCACGCGGCGCTCGCCAAGGGGTACGCGACGACCCGCATGCGCGAGACGGTCGCGTGGTGCCGCGAGCTGCTCGGCGGCAACGGCATCGTGCTCGACCACGGGGTCGCCAAGTTCTTCGCCGACGCGGAGGCCGTCTACTCGTTCGAGGGCACGCGCGACATGAACAACCTCATCGTCGGGCGCGCGATCACCGGGGTCGGCGCGTTCGTCTGA
- a CDS encoding QsdR family transcriptional regulator has product MTAPTHRSSLARVGTAVAPSRLSQRLEDGTHEDAVRAFRIARETFIAGERIDMGGLATRLGVDRTSLFRWVGNRDALLSEVLWSLAVPTLEQADAATHGRSGSHRVVAILTSFAHDLITADYFRSFLSREPARALRLLTTNDSEIQRRYVAVVEQLVRQELGDRPFGRDIAPADLAYLLVRVSESFTYADLITGDAPSAERARAAFDLVLRPEEPR; this is encoded by the coding sequence ATGACGGCCCCCACCCACCGGAGCTCGCTCGCGCGGGTCGGCACCGCGGTCGCGCCGTCCCGGCTGTCCCAGCGCCTCGAGGACGGCACGCACGAGGACGCCGTCCGGGCGTTCCGCATCGCACGCGAGACGTTCATCGCCGGCGAGCGCATCGACATGGGCGGGCTCGCGACCCGCTTGGGCGTCGACCGCACCTCGCTGTTCCGCTGGGTCGGCAACCGCGACGCGCTGCTGTCCGAGGTGCTGTGGTCGCTCGCCGTCCCGACGCTCGAGCAGGCCGACGCCGCGACCCACGGGCGTTCCGGCAGCCACCGGGTCGTCGCGATCCTCACCTCGTTCGCGCACGACCTCATCACCGCCGACTACTTCCGGTCGTTCCTGAGCCGGGAGCCCGCGCGGGCCCTGCGGCTGCTCACGACCAACGACAGCGAGATCCAGCGCCGGTACGTCGCCGTCGTCGAGCAGCTGGTCCGCCAGGAGCTCGGCGACCGGCCGTTCGGGCGCGACATCGCTCCGGCCGACCTCGCCTACCTGCTCGTGCGGGTCTCGGAGTCCTTCACGTACGCCGACCTGATCACCGGCGACGCGCCGAGCGCCGAGCGCGCCCGCGCCGCGTTCGACCTCGTCCTGCGCCCCGAGGAGCCCCGATGA
- a CDS encoding acyl-CoA thioesterase codes for MTYGHRAPFPTRWNDNDQYGHVNNTVYYEAMDTTVNAWMIGAGLDPLGGDRIALCVSSSCEFRAPASFPEPLAVGLRAGRVGTTSITWELGILRTDEPEPIATGRFVHVFVDRDSRRPAPIPEGIRVAIERDLVVET; via the coding sequence ATGACCTACGGCCACCGCGCGCCGTTCCCGACGCGCTGGAACGACAACGACCAGTACGGGCACGTCAACAACACCGTCTACTACGAGGCGATGGACACGACCGTCAACGCCTGGATGATCGGCGCCGGGCTCGACCCCCTCGGCGGCGACCGGATCGCGCTGTGCGTCTCGTCGTCGTGCGAGTTCCGGGCGCCCGCGTCGTTCCCCGAGCCGCTCGCGGTCGGCCTGCGCGCGGGCCGTGTGGGGACCACGAGCATCACGTGGGAGCTCGGCATCCTGCGCACGGACGAGCCGGAGCCGATCGCGACCGGGCGGTTCGTGCACGTGTTCGTCGACCGCGACTCGCGCCGCCCGGCGCCGATCCCCGAGGGGATCCGGGTCGCGATCGAACGGGACCTGGTGGTCGAGACGTGA